A window of Methanocaldococcus vulcanius M7 genomic DNA:
GAACCAGTAAGATGTGCCGAGGCAATTCCATCAATTGAGGAATTTGGAATAAAACCAAGTCCTGAGTTTGTTAGAAACATTATTAAAGGAGGGATTCTTTTTTCTCCGTCTGGAAAGAAGGTTGTTGTTACACAGGGTAAAGCACAGGGGTTTGTTGTTGAAAGAAAGATCTTTGATAAGTATTTGGCAGTTAGAGCTGGTAGGGCAGGAGCAAAGATTGCTGTGAAGTCAACTGTTGTAGGTTTGGAGAGAGATGGAGATTATTGGAATGTTATAGTTGAGTTTTTAGGAGAGGAGTATGTTATTAAAACAAAGATTGTGATCGCTGCCGATGGTGTTGAAAGTAATGTGGCAGAATATGCCGGATTAAAAGCAAAAAAGAAACCATTGGATATATGTTCTTGTGCTGAGTATGAGATGACAAATGTTGAGTTGTTTGATAAAAATATGATGGAGTTTTACTTTGGAAATGATGTAGCGAAAGGGGGTTATGCTTGGATATTCCCTAAGGGAGAAACAGCAAATGTTGGATTAGGTGTTAGGGATAAAAAAAAGAAGGCAATTGATTACTTGGAGGAATTTATAGAGAATAGTTTAGCAAGTGATAAACTAAAAAACGCTACTCCTGTGGAATTTAAAGTTGGTGGAGCCCCTGTTTCTGGGCCAATAGAAAAAACCTATGCTGATGGGATTTTGGTTGTTGGAGATGCTGCAGGACAGATAAGCCCTTTAACTGGTGGTGGTATTTATTTAGCGATGGATTGCGGATTGATGGCTGGAGAAGTGGCAAGTAAATCTATAAAGTCAAATAATTGGAGTGAGGATGTTTTAAAAGAATATGAGAGGTTATGGAAAGAGAAGCATTATGAGTATTTGCTTAATCATTTAAAGTATAGGAAAATCTTGGAAAAACTTTCTGATGATGAATTAGATGCTCTTGCGGAAGCGTTAGGGGATAATTTAGATGGTATTGATTTAAAAAAGTTCGTAAAGAGGATAATAACAAAAAAGCCATCTCTTTTAAAGTATTTCAAGGATCTTATTTAAATTTTCTAAAATTCAAATTTTTAATTGAAATAGTAAATATATTTTTGGCATTGTATTTTATGAAAAAGAGATATTTAATATTATGATTTTATAAGTTATTCTTCTTTTTTGGGTTTTTTAACTACTAAAACTGGACAGTGTGCATTTTTAATAACTCTTTCTGCAACACTTCCAAGGAGTATTCTTTCGAGACCTGTTTTTCCAGTAGTTCCCATAACGATCAAATCTGCTTTTTTCTTTTCTGCGAATTCTACAATTTCTGTTGCAGGAACGCCTTCTAACATTTCTGTGTGTATTGTTAACCCTTCTTCTTCTGCAAGTTTTTTTACTTTTTTTAGGGCTTCTTTACCTTCTTCTTTTAAAAGTTCACTTATTAATTCCCAACTTCCCTCTGCAGGAAGTCCCACAAATGGAGAGACATCTACTACATATATGGCATATAACTCAGAATCAAATTCTTTGGCAATTGCAATAGCATGCTTTGCAGCTTCGAGTGAAACGTCTGAGCCATCCGTTGGGACGACTATTTTTTTATACAAGATTTCACCTTTTTTGGATCGATTAAGATCTGGAAACATAAATAGTTGGATCTCAACATCTATATAAACCTTAACCGTAAAATTAAAAGTGGCGATGATGAAAAGAGGGTTAGCTGATATTGTGATGATACTTACCCGATCTGAGCCATTTTTTATTTTTTATTTTATTTTTATTATTTACTTTTTTATTTATCCACGTCTTTTTTGTTATTATCGATTATTACAATCCCTCCCTTTAACTTTTCCACTTCTTCTTCACTCAACTCTTCCTCCTCTACACCCTCTCCAATTATTGCACTATGCCCAAGAGGATCTATAAGAATTAAAGTTGCAGATTCTTTTCCTTCTTTTATATTTTTTATTTTCTCTCTAAGTTCTTCTGCTTTTTTCTTCTGTTCTTCTGTTTCAGCCCATCTTATAAGTGTCTGGAGGATATTATCCACTCTATTTAATACCCCCTCTACGTTGCTAACGAATCCTTCTGCCAGTGGCCCAGGAGTTATCTCAACTCCAAGTTCTGGTATTTCGATATAAGCGGAGGAGCTTCTTACTACTCTTTTATTTAGGTCTTTTTCACTTTTAATTTTTAGTTTATATTTTTTTGGTTCCCTAACCTCTAATGGAAACACATCACTTCTTCTAAAATTACATTTTTCGCATATCATAGTTGTTTCTAACACCGGACCAAAGTATGGGATGTCTATTTGATGAGAGGTTATAACAAATGTTCCTTTTCCTCCACAAACAGGACAATCTAATCTTTGCACGTTTTCCATTGTATCACCCATGGGAACTTTTAATCAATCTAATATATAAAATTTTCGTCTTGGGTTTTGTAGTTAATTTTATATATTTGCCAGAGGATAATGTTATTCCATAGCGATAATGTAATGATTGATTATGAACAATAGCGGAAATTAATTTCCTATAAAGTTAAAGTGGGAACATGTATAAGAAATTAGAAATCATCGAACGAGCAATTCTCTTAAATCCACAATATATTCAAGCATTTAGGGAAAAATTAAAAATAACTCAGTCAAAATTAGCAAAAGAAAGCGGGATAAGTCAGTCCCATCTTAGTATGCTGGAGAAGGGAAAGAGACCTGCAACCAAACTTATCGCAACAGCATTAACGCTTGGATTATTAAAGTGTTTCTCATCAAATAATGTTGAAAATCCAATTATTGAACTTTTAGATGCACTTTCCATGCTAAAATTTGAAGATACATTTGCAGAGTTAGTTTCTGAAATAATAGAAAAGGGTGATAAAAAGTATTTGAGATATATAGAGGCGTATCCGGTGTTAATAATTAGCAAAGAAAATCTCTTAAACGAAATGAGAACAAGATTGGAAGTTATAGATATTGAGAAGATCGAGATGTCAAGGGGAAGGATAAAGGTTATAGGAAGGCATAGGGACAATAAGTGTGTGGAAATATTT
This region includes:
- a CDS encoding helix-turn-helix domain-containing protein, which produces MYKKLEIIERAILLNPQYIQAFREKLKITQSKLAKESGISQSHLSMLEKGKRPATKLIATALTLGLLKCFSSNNVENPIIELLDALSMLKFEDTFAELVSEIIEKGDKKYLRYIEAYPVLIISKENLLNEMRTRLEVIDIEKIEMSRGRIKVIGRHRDNKCVEIFLDCSDIRRLEKKFMKKTGKKVIVQVFPKDEVPPIYSTNKDCVIIHCW
- a CDS encoding NAD(P)/FAD-dependent oxidoreductase: MRELKDSYDVVVVGAGPGGSMASYATAKNGVKTLLIEKSQEIGEPVRCAEAIPSIEEFGIKPSPEFVRNIIKGGILFSPSGKKVVVTQGKAQGFVVERKIFDKYLAVRAGRAGAKIAVKSTVVGLERDGDYWNVIVEFLGEEYVIKTKIVIAADGVESNVAEYAGLKAKKKPLDICSCAEYEMTNVELFDKNMMEFYFGNDVAKGGYAWIFPKGETANVGLGVRDKKKKAIDYLEEFIENSLASDKLKNATPVEFKVGGAPVSGPIEKTYADGILVVGDAAGQISPLTGGGIYLAMDCGLMAGEVASKSIKSNNWSEDVLKEYERLWKEKHYEYLLNHLKYRKILEKLSDDELDALAEALGDNLDGIDLKKFVKRIITKKPSLLKYFKDLI
- a CDS encoding universal stress protein, whose product is MLYKKIVVPTDGSDVSLEAAKHAIAIAKEFDSELYAIYVVDVSPFVGLPAEGSWELISELLKEEGKEALKKVKKLAEEEGLTIHTEMLEGVPATEIVEFAEKKKADLIVMGTTGKTGLERILLGSVAERVIKNAHCPVLVVKKPKKEE
- a CDS encoding ZPR1 zinc finger domain-containing protein, with product MENVQRLDCPVCGGKGTFVITSHQIDIPYFGPVLETTMICEKCNFRRSDVFPLEVREPKKYKLKIKSEKDLNKRVVRSSSAYIEIPELGVEITPGPLAEGFVSNVEGVLNRVDNILQTLIRWAETEEQKKKAEELREKIKNIKEGKESATLILIDPLGHSAIIGEGVEEEELSEEEVEKLKGGIVIIDNNKKDVDK